Proteins encoded by one window of Rutidosis leptorrhynchoides isolate AG116_Rl617_1_P2 chromosome 7, CSIRO_AGI_Rlap_v1, whole genome shotgun sequence:
- the LOC139858829 gene encoding uncharacterized protein — MGYYLYVTADLENLTNFQPNGGVDDPNFTYYFKLKCGNCGTVTEKATCVSLNETGPQSKKCKVCEREGTVTMFPGKGKPLTAEISEKGRY; from the exons ATGGGGTACTACTTGTACGTCACGGCGGACCTCGAAAATCTCACGAACTTTCAGCCTAACGGCGGTGTTGATGATCCTAACTTCACCTATTACTTCAAG TTGAAGTGTGGGAACTGTGGTACGGTGACTGAGAAGGCGACATGTGTCAGCCTGAACGAGACAGGTCCTCAATCAAAGAAG TGCAAGGTTTGTGAAAGGGAAGGAACCGTTACTATGTTCCCTGGCAAAGGCAAGCCACTTACTGCTGAGATTAGTGAGAAAGGGAGGTATTAG